GACGCCATGCAGAACCTGGTGAGGGCGTCGAGGTCCGCGGACTCGAGCTCCGGCGAGACGGCGGCGAGCGCGCGCGCGAGGGCGCCGTCGGGGTCGTCGCCGGGGGTGAGGCGCGCCTCGATCCAGTCGTCCTTCTGGTCGACGTGGCGGCGCGCGAGGTGGGGCACGAGCCCCGCGGAGGCGAGCGAGGTCTTGCCCGATCCTCGCGGCCCCTGGAGCACGACGCACGGCTCGAACTCGAGCTCGCGCCCGAGGCGCGCTGTGTCGTCGTCGCGCCCGAACAGGAGCCCCTCGTCGGTGGACGAGAGCGGCGCGAGGCCCCTGTACGGCCGGTCGGGGACGCCGTGGGGCCGCTCCCAGACCTCGTCGAGCAGCTGCGTCAGCTTCCCCGGCGTGACGCGCCGGTGCGCGGGGTCGACGGACAGGAGCCGCTGGAGGAGCGCGACGAGGCCGCGCGGCAGCCGCGCGGGGTCGCGCTCGAGGTCGCGCATGGTGCCGCGCAACGTCGCGGCGCGGAGCTCGGTCCACCAGGCGGAGACGCTCGCGGGGTCGGAGCAGTCGTCCGGCTCGTCGGGCACGGCGTGCGGGAGGCGCCCGGTGGCGAGCTGCGCGATGCAGACGGCGAGCGCGTAGGCGTCGGTGGCGGCGGTCGGCTCGGCCATCTCGAGCACCTCCGGCGCCATGAAGCCCGGTGTTCCGATGACGTTGCGCGCGGCGCCGGGGCTGTCCGCGCCGGCGAAGGCGCGGCGCGTGGAGGCGTAGACGTCGCGCTCGGCGAGGAACGCCGCCGTGCCGAGGTCGCTCCCGCCGCTGTCGTGGCCGCCGCCGACGGCGACGGCGGGGGGCGCGCCGGGGGCGCGGGAGACGGGGGCGCCTGCGCGCCGCGAGATGCCGAAGTCGAGGACCTTGAGGGCGCCGTCCTGCGTGAGGAACAGGTTGGCGGGCTTGAGGTCGAGGTGGACGACGCCGCGCGCGTGGATGACGTCGAGCGCGCCGGCGACGTCGCGGGCCCAGGCGACGACGCGGCGCCAGGGGATGCGGCGGCGGAAGCGGATCAGGTCGGCGAGGTTCCGGCCCTCGAGCAGCTCCATCGAGACGAACGGGGTCTTCGGCGCGCCGTGGAGGATGCCGGCGGCGTAGATGGTGACGAGCGACGGGTGGCGGAACGAGGCGAGGAGCTTGGCCTCGTCGGCCCAGTCGGCCGCGTCGGCGAAGTCCGAGACGAGGAGCTTGAGGGCGACATCGCGGAACGGCGCGCCGTCGGGCAGGAGCTCCTCGGCGCGCCACACGTCGCCGAAGCCGCCCCGGCCGAGGCGGACGCGGAGCCGGTAGCGGCGGTCGAGCACGTCGCCGGGGGCGCGCGCGAGCCCGCCCGCGGGCATGGGCACCGGGCCCGGATCGCGGGAGGAGCTCCCCTCGTCGACGAGCGTGCGGTCCATCGCGGGACGACGGTATCACCGGCGCAGCGAGAGGTGGACGGTCCCGCTCACCGCAGCCCCCGACGCCGCGGCGGTCCGCCCGGCTGCGTGGCCATCGAGAGCCCGGCGCGCGACACTGCCGCACAGGGGAGAAGCGGCGCCGCGACGGGAGCTCTCGCCGGAAGAACACCTCGATCTCGAGCGCGCATCGGAGGCGAGGCACGAGCACGCCGGCGGCGAGCGCTTCGTGCTCGCAGCCACCAACCTCTGAATCTGTGGTTTCAGCGACACCGCATCGAACCGGTCCACCAGCGCTGTAGCGGGGAGTCGTCCCGGTTCAGGACGAAGACTGTCATGGCGCCAGGTTCGCCACTTCGCTCCATTCCCGCACGGAATGCCCGGGGAGGCGCCCCGAGGATGTCGCCCGAGGTCGCGAGGAGCGCTGAGCGCCGCCAGGCTGGACTTCCATACCTTGCCGCGTATTCTGCCGGCGGGCGAGCCTCTGTCCGACCCGGGGACGGCGGAGGCTCGAGATGGTGTGTGGGGGGCGTCACGCTTCTTTGGGCGGCAGACGCGGAATACGGGACCTTGGTGCCATGATCGATCTATCGGGTCACACGCTGTTCGAGAGGGTATACGAAGGCTCCGAGAGCGTGCTGTACCGCGGCCGCCGGAACGAGGACGGCGCGCCGGTCGCGGTCAAGATGCCTCGGTCCGAGTTCCCGACCGCCAGGGATCTCGCGCGGCTGCGGCGCGAGTTCGCGATCCTGCGGGACGCGGGCGAGGTGGCCGGCGTCGTCAAGGCGCACGCCATCGAGAAGTGCGGCAGGGGCCTCGCGCTCATCATGGAGGACCTCGGCCCCTCCTCGCTGCACGCCGTGCTGAAGGCGCGCAGGCTCGACGTGGGCACGGCGCTCCGTATCGGCATCGCGCTCTCGGGCACCCTCGACGCGCTCCACGGACTCCGGATCATTCACAAGGACATCAAGCCGCTCAATATCCTGATCGACGAGAAGACGCACAGCCCGCGGCTCGTCGACTTCGGCATCGCGGCGCGCATCTCGAGGGAGACACCGGAGACGGCCCCCCCGGACGCGCTCGAAGGCACCTTGTCGCACATCGCCCCGGAGCAGACTGGCCGCATGAACCGGAGCGTCGATCTGCGCGCCGATCTCTACTCGTTCGGCGTCACGCTCTACGAGATGCTGACAGGGGCCCTCCCGTTCCAGGAGGGCGATCCCACCGCGCTCATTCACAGCCACATGGCGCGGATGCCGACGCCGCCGCACGAGCGCGCGCCGGGGGTGCCCCACGCGCTCTCGGAGGTGATCATGAAGCTCCTGGCCAAGATGCCGGAGGACCGATACCAGAGCGCCCGCGGGGTCAAGCTCGACCTCGAGGAGTGCCTCCGGCGGTGGGAGGCGGCGGGCCGCGCCGATCCGTTCCCCCTGGGCCAGCACGACCGGCCCCTGGATTTGCGCGTTCCGCAGCGGCTCTATGGCCGGGATCACGAAGTGAATGTGCTCCTGTCCGCCTTCCATCGGGCTCGCCGGGGCGCGGCCGGGCTGGTGCTCATCTCGGGTTACTCCGGCGTCGGCAAGACCACGCTGGTGAACGAGATCCACAAGCCCATCGCCCGTCATGGTGGGTATTTTGCGAAAGGCAAGTTCGATCCGATCAACAGGGATGTCCCGCTCGCGTCGGTGGCGCAGGCCTTCCGTGAGCTCATCCGGCAGATCCTGACGGAGTCGGCGGCGGCCGTCGAGGGGTGGAAACGCAAGCTGCTCGCTGCGGTCGGCGCGAACGGGCAGCTCCTCCTGGAGCTGATCCCGGAGCTCGAGCTGATCCTCGGGCCTCAGCCGGACGTACCGGCGCTCGGGCCGACCGAGGCCAGGAACCGCTTCGATCTGCTGGTGCAGCGCTTCGTGCAGGTCTTCGCTGCCTCGACGCACCCGCTGACCCTCTTCCTCGATGATCTGCAGTGGGCCGATCCGGCGTCGCTCAGGATCCTCCAGCGCCTCCTCACGGACGCGGAGGGCAACCACCTCCTGATCGTCGGCGCCTATCGGGACAACGAGGTGGACGCCGCCCACCCGCTGCACGCGACGCTGGGCGAGCTTCGCAAGGCGGGCGCGGCGATCGCCGAGCTCACGCTCAAGCCCCTCGACATGCCCACGGTCGCGCAGATCGTCGCCGACACGCTGAGCGCGCAGCCGCATGCGAGCGCGCCGCTCGCGGCGCTGGTCTTCGAGAAGACCGAGGGCAACCCGTTCTTCCTGGGCCAGCTCCTCGGCGCGCTCCACGACGCGGGGGCGCTGTGGTTCGATGCGCCCTCGGAGGCCTGGGCATGGGACGCGGCGCGCGTCCGGGAGGCGGTCGCCGCCGACAACGTGGTCGACCTCATGCTCGACAAGCTGCACCGGCTCCCGCCGGCGACGCAGCGCGCGCTGAAGCTCGCCGCGTGCCTGGGCCACGCGTTCGATCTCACCACGCTGGCGGCCGTCCACGAGAAATCGCCCGCCGCGACGGCCGCCGATCTGTGGGACGCGCTGCGCGGAGGCGTGATCGTGCCGCTCGACAGCGATTATCGCTTCTTCGACGAGAGCGCGGGCACGGAGCCCTCGGCCCCCTCCGAGGTCAAGGTATCGTATCGGTTCCTGCACGACCGGGTGCGCCATGCGGCCTACTCGCTCGTCGAGCCTTCGCACAAGGAAGCGCTGCACCTGGCGATCGGCCGGCTGCTCCGGGCGCGGGCCGGCGAGACGCCGCCGGACGAGGATTTGCTCGACGTCGTTCGCCACCTGAACCTGGGCGCGCGGGGCATCGCCGACGAAGCCGAGCGGGTCGCCCTCGCCCGGCTCAACCTGCGAGCCGGCAGGGCGGCCAAGACCAGGACAGCCTATCAGGTGGCCGCAGGTTACTTCAGCGCGGGGATCGAGCTGCTCGGGGACGCGGGCTGGGGGCGCCACGAGGATCTCTGCTTCACGCTCAGCCGCGAGAACGCGGAGTGCGTGTACCTGAGCGGCGCGCCCGAGCGGGCCGAGGCGCTCTTCACGTCCCTCTTGCCCCGAGCGAGGTCGAACGTGGAGCTGGCGCAGGTCTACACCCTCCGCGTGCTGCTCTACACGACGCTGGGGAGCTTCGTGGACGCGGTGCGCGTGGGCGGCGAGGGCCTCAGCCTGCTCGGCTTCACGCCGCCGCGCACCGAGGCGGAGCGGCAGGCGTGCTTCGAGGCCGAGCTCGCGGAGCTCCAGGCGAACCTGACGGGACGGCGCATCGAAGACCTCATCGATGCGCCGAGGATGGACAACCCGGAGCAAACAGCGTTGCTGCAGCTCCTCAGCGATATGAGCGGGGCGATCTTCACGATGAGCCCGGAGATCTACCCGCTGTTCGTCCTCAAGCAGGTCAACACCTCCCTGAGGTACGGGAACTCGGACGTGTCCGCCTTCGGCTATGCTGCCTACGGGTTCCTGCTCGCTGCCCTGCACGGGCGGCCCGCGGAGGGCCGTGCGTTCGGCCGGCTCGGCCTCGCCTTGAGCGACAAGCTCCGAAACGCCAGCCTGGCCGCCAGGGTGAACAACGTCTACGCCGCGTGCTCCCACCTGTTCGAATCCGTGCGTGACGGGATAACTTATTTCCTGAAGGCGCGCCAAGGAATGCTGGAGTCAGGCGACTTGGCCTATCTCGGCAGCGCAT
The DNA window shown above is from Sorangium aterium and carries:
- a CDS encoding AAA family ATPase, with amino-acid sequence MIDLSGHTLFERVYEGSESVLYRGRRNEDGAPVAVKMPRSEFPTARDLARLRREFAILRDAGEVAGVVKAHAIEKCGRGLALIMEDLGPSSLHAVLKARRLDVGTALRIGIALSGTLDALHGLRIIHKDIKPLNILIDEKTHSPRLVDFGIAARISRETPETAPPDALEGTLSHIAPEQTGRMNRSVDLRADLYSFGVTLYEMLTGALPFQEGDPTALIHSHMARMPTPPHERAPGVPHALSEVIMKLLAKMPEDRYQSARGVKLDLEECLRRWEAAGRADPFPLGQHDRPLDLRVPQRLYGRDHEVNVLLSAFHRARRGAAGLVLISGYSGVGKTTLVNEIHKPIARHGGYFAKGKFDPINRDVPLASVAQAFRELIRQILTESAAAVEGWKRKLLAAVGANGQLLLELIPELELILGPQPDVPALGPTEARNRFDLLVQRFVQVFAASTHPLTLFLDDLQWADPASLRILQRLLTDAEGNHLLIVGAYRDNEVDAAHPLHATLGELRKAGAAIAELTLKPLDMPTVAQIVADTLSAQPHASAPLAALVFEKTEGNPFFLGQLLGALHDAGALWFDAPSEAWAWDAARVREAVAADNVVDLMLDKLHRLPPATQRALKLAACLGHAFDLTTLAAVHEKSPAATAADLWDALRGGVIVPLDSDYRFFDESAGTEPSAPSEVKVSYRFLHDRVRHAAYSLVEPSHKEALHLAIGRLLRARAGETPPDEDLLDVVRHLNLGARGIADEAERVALARLNLRAGRAAKTRTAYQVAAGYFSAGIELLGDAGWGRHEDLCFTLSRENAECVYLSGAPERAEALFTSLLPRARSNVELAQVYTLRVLLYTTLGSFVDAVRVGGEGLSLLGFTPPRTEAERQACFEAELAELQANLTGRRIEDLIDAPRMDNPEQTALLQLLSDMSGAIFTMSPEIYPLFVLKQVNTSLRYGNSDVSAFGYAAYGFLLAALHGRPAEGRAFGRLGLALSDKLRNASLAARVNNVYAACSHLFESVRDGITYFLKARQGMLESGDLAYLGSAWMSSVCNMFTAGYPLEELREEVGRGLVMSRRTSDVLTTAVLTLVRQAITSLQGKTRGRDSLNDDHFDESEFLAKLNERDHFPAFFVHAMLKLQLRYLCGDREGAAASGEDAEARSAAMFGMYQPTKLHFYTCMALLALPAAASPDEAERRARTIARHKERIAGLAASAPMNFQHLLLLIQAEEARVAGDQLEAMGLYDRAISLARENEFPHDEALANELCAMLHLREGRTKVARAYMIDAHLGYRHWGATAKADALARDHAALLPSSIGSEQISSIPSATSGPAHAGTILGRTTVGNLRDAALIVRAVQGIAGETEIERVIERLVTLVLGNSGAQRGALVLERDGRLFVEATFGVEPGTLALGPSEPLDVRPDLPHKVALFVARTREPLVLDDARADARFSDDPCILRQGTRSVLCLPLIHQGRMSGVLYLENNAASRAFNASRVELLGLLSSQAAISIENALLLSGMRVVKEQVLHANRRLEAEVAQRTEELQRSNTQLSASNERLKIELAQREQAERERAALQRQMFEAQQSRLAELSTPLIPITDRIMVMPLIGTMDAARAAQVLEVALDGAQRHQARVVILDITGMKHIDTQIAQTLVGTATALRLLGTEAVLTGTRAEVAQAMVGLDIELKSIVTMGTLQSGIAYALRRAGQSTGIGAPLSSGPARARPPAR